Proteins from a single region of Echeneis naucrates chromosome 14, fEcheNa1.1, whole genome shotgun sequence:
- the paxbp1 gene encoding PAX3- and PAX7-binding protein 1 isoform X2, with amino-acid sequence MFKKAKRANLRRRNESDEDEPGENQPPPSAPTSAGPAVEEIPFMETYTNSAVGAPSSTESSHSNGFQANLNSLRAVKREKKVKEPAAVPGPTKASLLSFNDEEEGSEVFRVKKSNHSKKIVKQLKKEYKEDLERSGYVKQEPKSGGNYFAIKEEVASRAGSEQGEEEMEVDSADEQEEEAKSQGGANFNALSSLGSLRPGEIPDAAFIHAARKRRQLARELGGEAPLVENEATKKRLVREDQDGSDDEDEEEKRIRFSGVRNKSQRQKIAEEIGIEGSDDEALDAGQDEEVSRWEQEQIRKGISIPQVQSNQPEDNTVYYQNSYETQPYGSSYSMPFTYSTVVPQTGKPAGQGDNGSIHYGAPISDLTPVSIDLVKKRLRDRLNQMHAGHNANAKRYKQIEEDLAASECTIQQLEGSSNDNADQYKFLQEMRGYVGDLLECFSEKVPAVLELEAAMHQLLRQRASRLVQRRQDDIKDESSEFASLSNKAAMAPNLDSFGRDRAAYQEHSRQRRIAEREARRTRRRQAREQNGKRAEHKEGLSSDDEETSTDITSFDMERDRVIRECKKVFEDVVEDFHSLDCIKSHFEVWRRHYADCYRDAYIGLCLPKLFNPLVRLQLISWNPLQPECANFEYMLWFESLLFYGFEEHTTLQMGDGDISLLPAIVEKVIISKLIVLAEQVWDPLSSSQTARLVGFIHRLMKGYPTVLHGDNRYTQELLKTVVLRTRRTLDEDVFLPLYPKNVLDNKNSSPYLFYQRQFWSCVKLLGNILQWDGILSSSCLRDLALDSTVNRYILSALQTAETGEENVEKCQKVVECLPLQWFSGLKGQQTLPQLEPFCRYLTHLANSLHRSSAGGSDVERRSAKEQVKEIVKMLGHVNALDHIITLAAEHGIKDIKPLLEAKS; translated from the exons ATGTTTAAAAAGGCGAAACGAGCTAACTTGCGACGGAGGAATGAGTCGGACGAGGACGAGCCGGGGGAGAATCAGCCACCTCCGTCGGCGCCTACATCGGCCGGGCCTGCGGTGGAAGAGATCCCGTTTATGGAGACTTACACCAACAGCGCTGTCGGTGCACCGAGCAGCACGGAGAGCAGTCACAGCAACGGCTTTCAGGCCAACCTCAACAGTTTACGAGCTgtcaagagagaaaagaaagtgaaagagcCAGCTGCGGTGCCGGGACCCACCAAAGCCAGTTTACTGAGTTTCAACGATGAAGAAG AAGGATCCGAGGTGTTCAGAGTGAAGAAATCCAATCACAGCAAGAAGATTgtaaaacagctgaagaaagaaTATAAGGAGGATCTGGAGAGGTCTGGATATGTCAAACAGGAGCCAAAATCAGGTGGGAATTACT TTGCTATTAAGGAGGAAGTGGCTAGCCGAGCGGGTAGTGAgcaaggagaggaagaaatggaGGTGGACAGTGCTGACgagcaggaagaagaagcaAAGAGCCAAGGTG GAGCAAATTTTAATGCACTTTCCTCCCTTGGCAGCCTAAGACCAG gGGAAATCCCTGATGCAGCATTCATCCATGCTGCCAGAAAGAGACGGCAACTGGCAAGAGAACTTGGAGGTGAAGCTCCCCTGGTGGAGAACGAGGCTACCAAGAAACGTCTCGTACGGGAAGACCAAGATGGCAGCGATgatgaagacgaggaggagaagaggatcCGCTTTAGCGGAGTCAGGAACAAAAGCCAGAGACAAAAGATAGCTGAGGAGATAG GTATTGAGGGCAGTGATGACGAGGCACTGGATGCAGGGCAGGATGAGGAAGTGAGCCGTTGGGAGCAAGAGCAAATTAGGAAAGGAATCAGCATACCTCAG GTCCAGAGCAATCAGCCAGAGGACAACACAGTCTACTACCAAAACAGCTATGAGACCCAGCCTTATGGCTCGTCCTACAGCATGCCTTTCACCTACAGTACTGTTGTGCCACAGACTGGAAAACCAGCTGGCCAAGGAGACAATGGCTCTATTCACTACGGGGCCCCTATTAGTGATCTAACCCCGGTATCCATTGATCTGGTAAAGAAACGCCTGCGGGATAG ACTCAACCAAATGCACGCAGGCCACAACGCAAACGCCAAGCGCTACAAACAGATTGAAGAAGACCTAGCTGCCTCTGAGTGCACCATACAGCAGCTGGAGGGCTCATCCAATGACAATGCAGATCAATATAAATTCTTGCAAGAGATGCGAGGGTATGTTGGAGACTTGCTTGAGTGTTTCAGTGAAAAG GTGCCTGCTGTCCTGGAGCTGGAGGCTGCCATGCACCAGTTACTAAGGCAACGGGCCTCACGACTTGTCCAGAGAAGACAGGATGATATTAAAGATGAATCATCGGAGTTTGCAAGCCTTTCAA ATAAAGCTGCCATGGCTCCTAATTTGGACTCATTTGGTCGAGACCGTGCAGCATACCAAGAACACAGTCGTCAGAGGAGGATAGCAGAAAGAGAAGCACGACG AACTCGCCGGCGACAAGCTCGAGAGCAAAATGGAAAGAGGGCTGAGCATAAAGAAGGATTGTCatctgatgatgaagaaacatcTACTGACATCACCAGCTTTGACATGGAGCGAG aTCGTGTCATCAGGGAATGTAAGAAAGTATTTGAGGATGTGGTGGAGGACTTTCATTCTCTTGACTGCATCAAATCCCATTTTGAAGTGTGGAGGAGACATTATGCCGACTGTTACAGAGATGCTTATATTGGCCTCTGTCTGCCCAAACTCTTCAACCCTTTAGTGCGCCTACAGCTGATATCATGGAACCCTCTCCAG CCAGAGTGTGCAAACTTTGAGTACATGCTCTGGTTTGAGTCTCTGTTATTTTACGGCTTCGAGGAGCACACCACGTTGCAGATGGGAGATGGGGACATCAGTTTACTGCCTGCTATTGTGGAAAAGGTCATCATCTCCAAACTCATAG TGCTGGCGGAGCAAGTATGGGATCCACTGTCAAGCAGTCAAACAGCTAGGCTGGTGGGTTTCATTCACAGACTCATGAAAGGTTACCCCACTGTGCTGCATGGGGACAACCGATACACACAG GAGCTTTTGAAAACAGTTGTCTTAAGAACCAGGCGGACTCTGGATGAAGATGTCTTCCTTCCCCTCTATCCCAAAAA tGTGTTGGACAACAAGAACAGCAGTCCTTACTTATTCTACCAGAGGCAGTTTTGGTCCTGTGTGAAG CTGCTGGGCAACATCTTGCAGTGGGATGGCATCTTATCCAGTTCCTGTCTTAGGGACCTGGCACTAGACAGCACTGTAAATAGATACATTCTATCTGCACTTCAGACCGCAGAGACCGGAGAAGAAAATGTTGAGAAGTGTCAGAAG GTGGTGGAGTGTTTGCCACTGCAATGGTTCTCTGGGCTAAAAGGCCAGCAGACGTTGCCTCAGTTGGAGCCATTTTGTCGCTACCTCACCCACCTGGCAAACTCATTGCACCGCAGCAGTGCTGGCGGATCAGATGTGGAACGCCGCAGTGCCAA GGAACAAGTCAAAGAGATTGTGAAGATGTTGGGCCACGTAAATGCTCTTGACCACATCATCACTTTGGCAGCAGAGCACGGAATTAAAGACATCAAACCACTATTGGAAGCAAAGTCGTAG
- the paxbp1 gene encoding PAX3- and PAX7-binding protein 1 isoform X1 — MFKKAKRANLRRRNESDEDEPGENQPPPSAPTSAGPAVEEIPFMETYTNSAVGAPSSTESSHSNGFQANLNSLRAVKREKKVKEPAAVPGPTKASLLSFNDEEEGSEVFRVKKSNHSKKIVKQLKKEYKEDLERSGYVKQEPKSDVPLQFPVAIKEEVASRAGSEQGEEEMEVDSADEQEEEAKSQGGQGNNQVSKSNNAGANFNALSSLGSLRPGEIPDAAFIHAARKRRQLARELGGEAPLVENEATKKRLVREDQDGSDDEDEEEKRIRFSGVRNKSQRQKIAEEIGIEGSDDEALDAGQDEEVSRWEQEQIRKGISIPQVQSNQPEDNTVYYQNSYETQPYGSSYSMPFTYSTVVPQTGKPAGQGDNGSIHYGAPISDLTPVSIDLVKKRLRDRLNQMHAGHNANAKRYKQIEEDLAASECTIQQLEGSSNDNADQYKFLQEMRGYVGDLLECFSEKVPAVLELEAAMHQLLRQRASRLVQRRQDDIKDESSEFASLSNKAAMAPNLDSFGRDRAAYQEHSRQRRIAEREARRTRRRQAREQNGKRAEHKEGLSSDDEETSTDITSFDMERDRVIRECKKVFEDVVEDFHSLDCIKSHFEVWRRHYADCYRDAYIGLCLPKLFNPLVRLQLISWNPLQPECANFEYMLWFESLLFYGFEEHTTLQMGDGDISLLPAIVEKVIISKLIVLAEQVWDPLSSSQTARLVGFIHRLMKGYPTVLHGDNRYTQELLKTVVLRTRRTLDEDVFLPLYPKNVLDNKNSSPYLFYQRQFWSCVKLLGNILQWDGILSSSCLRDLALDSTVNRYILSALQTAETGEENVEKCQKVVECLPLQWFSGLKGQQTLPQLEPFCRYLTHLANSLHRSSAGGSDVERRSAKEQVKEIVKMLGHVNALDHIITLAAEHGIKDIKPLLEAKS; from the exons ATGTTTAAAAAGGCGAAACGAGCTAACTTGCGACGGAGGAATGAGTCGGACGAGGACGAGCCGGGGGAGAATCAGCCACCTCCGTCGGCGCCTACATCGGCCGGGCCTGCGGTGGAAGAGATCCCGTTTATGGAGACTTACACCAACAGCGCTGTCGGTGCACCGAGCAGCACGGAGAGCAGTCACAGCAACGGCTTTCAGGCCAACCTCAACAGTTTACGAGCTgtcaagagagaaaagaaagtgaaagagcCAGCTGCGGTGCCGGGACCCACCAAAGCCAGTTTACTGAGTTTCAACGATGAAGAAG AAGGATCCGAGGTGTTCAGAGTGAAGAAATCCAATCACAGCAAGAAGATTgtaaaacagctgaagaaagaaTATAAGGAGGATCTGGAGAGGTCTGGATATGTCAAACAGGAGCCAAAATCAG ACGTACCACTTCAGTTTCCAGTTGCTATTAAGGAGGAAGTGGCTAGCCGAGCGGGTAGTGAgcaaggagaggaagaaatggaGGTGGACAGTGCTGACgagcaggaagaagaagcaAAGAGCCAAGGTGGTCAGGGAAATAATCAAGTGTCCAAGAGCAACAACGCAGGAGCAAATTTTAATGCACTTTCCTCCCTTGGCAGCCTAAGACCAG gGGAAATCCCTGATGCAGCATTCATCCATGCTGCCAGAAAGAGACGGCAACTGGCAAGAGAACTTGGAGGTGAAGCTCCCCTGGTGGAGAACGAGGCTACCAAGAAACGTCTCGTACGGGAAGACCAAGATGGCAGCGATgatgaagacgaggaggagaagaggatcCGCTTTAGCGGAGTCAGGAACAAAAGCCAGAGACAAAAGATAGCTGAGGAGATAG GTATTGAGGGCAGTGATGACGAGGCACTGGATGCAGGGCAGGATGAGGAAGTGAGCCGTTGGGAGCAAGAGCAAATTAGGAAAGGAATCAGCATACCTCAG GTCCAGAGCAATCAGCCAGAGGACAACACAGTCTACTACCAAAACAGCTATGAGACCCAGCCTTATGGCTCGTCCTACAGCATGCCTTTCACCTACAGTACTGTTGTGCCACAGACTGGAAAACCAGCTGGCCAAGGAGACAATGGCTCTATTCACTACGGGGCCCCTATTAGTGATCTAACCCCGGTATCCATTGATCTGGTAAAGAAACGCCTGCGGGATAG ACTCAACCAAATGCACGCAGGCCACAACGCAAACGCCAAGCGCTACAAACAGATTGAAGAAGACCTAGCTGCCTCTGAGTGCACCATACAGCAGCTGGAGGGCTCATCCAATGACAATGCAGATCAATATAAATTCTTGCAAGAGATGCGAGGGTATGTTGGAGACTTGCTTGAGTGTTTCAGTGAAAAG GTGCCTGCTGTCCTGGAGCTGGAGGCTGCCATGCACCAGTTACTAAGGCAACGGGCCTCACGACTTGTCCAGAGAAGACAGGATGATATTAAAGATGAATCATCGGAGTTTGCAAGCCTTTCAA ATAAAGCTGCCATGGCTCCTAATTTGGACTCATTTGGTCGAGACCGTGCAGCATACCAAGAACACAGTCGTCAGAGGAGGATAGCAGAAAGAGAAGCACGACG AACTCGCCGGCGACAAGCTCGAGAGCAAAATGGAAAGAGGGCTGAGCATAAAGAAGGATTGTCatctgatgatgaagaaacatcTACTGACATCACCAGCTTTGACATGGAGCGAG aTCGTGTCATCAGGGAATGTAAGAAAGTATTTGAGGATGTGGTGGAGGACTTTCATTCTCTTGACTGCATCAAATCCCATTTTGAAGTGTGGAGGAGACATTATGCCGACTGTTACAGAGATGCTTATATTGGCCTCTGTCTGCCCAAACTCTTCAACCCTTTAGTGCGCCTACAGCTGATATCATGGAACCCTCTCCAG CCAGAGTGTGCAAACTTTGAGTACATGCTCTGGTTTGAGTCTCTGTTATTTTACGGCTTCGAGGAGCACACCACGTTGCAGATGGGAGATGGGGACATCAGTTTACTGCCTGCTATTGTGGAAAAGGTCATCATCTCCAAACTCATAG TGCTGGCGGAGCAAGTATGGGATCCACTGTCAAGCAGTCAAACAGCTAGGCTGGTGGGTTTCATTCACAGACTCATGAAAGGTTACCCCACTGTGCTGCATGGGGACAACCGATACACACAG GAGCTTTTGAAAACAGTTGTCTTAAGAACCAGGCGGACTCTGGATGAAGATGTCTTCCTTCCCCTCTATCCCAAAAA tGTGTTGGACAACAAGAACAGCAGTCCTTACTTATTCTACCAGAGGCAGTTTTGGTCCTGTGTGAAG CTGCTGGGCAACATCTTGCAGTGGGATGGCATCTTATCCAGTTCCTGTCTTAGGGACCTGGCACTAGACAGCACTGTAAATAGATACATTCTATCTGCACTTCAGACCGCAGAGACCGGAGAAGAAAATGTTGAGAAGTGTCAGAAG GTGGTGGAGTGTTTGCCACTGCAATGGTTCTCTGGGCTAAAAGGCCAGCAGACGTTGCCTCAGTTGGAGCCATTTTGTCGCTACCTCACCCACCTGGCAAACTCATTGCACCGCAGCAGTGCTGGCGGATCAGATGTGGAACGCCGCAGTGCCAA GGAACAAGTCAAAGAGATTGTGAAGATGTTGGGCCACGTAAATGCTCTTGACCACATCATCACTTTGGCAGCAGAGCACGGAATTAAAGACATCAAACCACTATTGGAAGCAAAGTCGTAG
- the slc7a1a gene encoding high affinity cationic amino acid transporter 1 isoform X2, translating to MHFCLLQFPASLSPTSTSPDARSVRCCCRPLQGTSSVARAWSATFDELVGKRIEEFCREYMTMDAPGVLAQYPDMFAVVIIITLTGLLVFGVKESAMVNKVFTCINILVLMFMVVSGLVKGTLKNWQLDPEEILHANHTSNFSFNLTEIQQTKESLGVGGFMPFGLTGVLSGAATCFYAFVGFDCIATTGEEVKNPQRAIPIGIVSSLLICFVAYFCVSAALTLMMPYYLLDSKSPLPVAFKYVGWGGAKYAVAVGSLCALSTSLLGSMFPLPRIIFAMAQDGLLFSFLARISERKAPVTATVSAGVMSAVMALLFDLKDLVDLMSIGTLLAYTLVAACVLVLRYRPEESPSVYRMASIQQHGELSDGFSVPSMDILPGVEERFSLRSLLYPDNPEPSTLSGSTVNICASVLGTLILVFSILAVQGGTAVWNIVALSIIFMVCLFLVFIIWRQPESKERLSFKVPMLPFIPVMSMFVNVYLMMQLDRGTWIRFSVWMAIGLLIYFIYGIHHSTEAAMSRSSPETEMIGYKHNHQSESMMAEKEAFLHSETNSQEEDDGDLLEAL from the exons ATGCACTTCTGTTTGCTCCAGTTTCCAGCTTCTCTTTCCCCGACCAGCACATCTCCAGACGCCCGCTCCGTGCGCTGCTGCTGCCGGCCGCTGCAAG gCACCTCCAGCGTGGCCCGTGCGTGGAGCGCCACCTTTGACGAGCTGGTAGGGAAGCGCATAGAGGAGTTCTGCAGGGAGTACATGACCATGGATGCACCAGGCGTGCTGGCACAGTACCCCGACATGTTTGCTGTAGTGATCATAATCACCCTCACAG GTCTGCTGGTATTTGGAGTGAAGGAGTCAGCCATGGTCAACAAGGTTTTTACATGCATTAACATCCTAGTCCTGATGTTCATGGTGGTCTCTGGGCTGGTCAAGGGTACTTTGAAAAACTGGCAGCTGGACCCCGAAGAGATCCTGCATGCCAATCACACCAGTAACTTCAGCTTCAA TCTGACAGAAATCCAGCAAACCAAAGAGAGTTTGGGAGTGGGAGGCTTCATGCCATTTGGATTGACAGGCGTCCTGTCAGGAGCTGCTACCTGTTTTTATGCCTTTGTCGGATTTGACTGCATCGCCACCACAG GTGAAGAAGTGAAGAACCCCCAGAGAGCCATCCCCATCGGCATCGTGTCCTCGCTGCTCATCTGCTTTGTGGCGtacttctgtgtttctgctgccctCACCCTCATGATGCCATACTATCTGCTCGACAGCAAAAGTCCTCTGCCCGTAGCATTTAAATATGTTGGCTGGGGAGGAGCCAAGTATGCCGTAGCTGTGGGCTCTCTTTGTGCTTTGTCTACAAG TCTGTTGGGTTCCATGTTCCCCCTACCCCGAATCATCTTCGCCATGGCTCAGGATGGCCTGCTCTTCTCCTTCCTGGCCCGCATCAGTGAGAGAAAAGCCCCAGTAACAGCCACTGTGTCCGCCGGGGTTATGTCTG CTGTCATGGCATTGCTGTTTGACCTGAAGGACCTGGTGGATCTGATGTCAATCGGTACGCTGCTGGCATACACATTAGTGGCGGCCTGTGTCCTGGTGCTGAG GTATAGGCCGGAGGAGTCGCCTTCAGTGTATCGGATGGCCAGCATCCAGCAGCACGGGGAGCTGAGCGACGGCTTCAGCGTCCCCAGTATGGACATCCTGCCAGGGGTGGAGGAACGGTTTAGCCTCAGGTCCCTGCTATACCCAGACAACCCTGAGCCATCCACCCTCTCCGGTTCCACTGTCAACATCTGTGCCTCCGTCCTGG GAACCCTGATCCTGGTGTTCAGTATACTGGCAGTGCAGGGAGGCACTGCTGTTTGGAACATTGTAGCCCTCAGCATCATCTTCATGGTGTGTCTCTTCCTCGTCTTTATCATCTGGAGACAGCCTGAGAGCAAGGAAAGACTCTCTTTCAAG GTTCCAATGCTGCCCTTCATCCCAGTGATGAGCATGTTTGTCAATGTCTACCTGATGATGCAGTTGGACAGAGGCACCTGGATACGGTTTTCAGTCTGGATGGCTATAG GTTTATTGATCTACTTCATCTATGGCATTCACCATAGCACTGAGGCTGCCATGTCCCGCTCGtctccagagacagagatgatTGGCTACAAGCACAACCACCAGTCAGAGAGCATGATGGCAGAAAAGGAGGCCTTTCTCCACAGTGAAACTAATTCCCAGGAAGAGGATGATGGAGATTTGTTGGAAGCATTATAA
- the slc7a1a gene encoding high affinity cationic amino acid transporter 1 isoform X1, with translation MALNQLLGFGKQLLRVKVVNCNTEDSRLSRCLNTFDLVALGVGSTLGAGVYVLAGAVARENSGPAIVLSFLIAALASVLAGLCYSEFGARVPKTGSAYLYSYVTVGELWAFITGWNLILSYIIGTSSVARAWSATFDELVGKRIEEFCREYMTMDAPGVLAQYPDMFAVVIIITLTGLLVFGVKESAMVNKVFTCINILVLMFMVVSGLVKGTLKNWQLDPEEILHANHTSNFSFNLTEIQQTKESLGVGGFMPFGLTGVLSGAATCFYAFVGFDCIATTGEEVKNPQRAIPIGIVSSLLICFVAYFCVSAALTLMMPYYLLDSKSPLPVAFKYVGWGGAKYAVAVGSLCALSTSLLGSMFPLPRIIFAMAQDGLLFSFLARISERKAPVTATVSAGVMSAVMALLFDLKDLVDLMSIGTLLAYTLVAACVLVLRYRPEESPSVYRMASIQQHGELSDGFSVPSMDILPGVEERFSLRSLLYPDNPEPSTLSGSTVNICASVLGTLILVFSILAVQGGTAVWNIVALSIIFMVCLFLVFIIWRQPESKERLSFKVPMLPFIPVMSMFVNVYLMMQLDRGTWIRFSVWMAIGLLIYFIYGIHHSTEAAMSRSSPETEMIGYKHNHQSESMMAEKEAFLHSETNSQEEDDGDLLEAL, from the exons ATGGCGCTGAACCAGCTTCTGGGTTTTGGGAAGCAGTTACTGAGGGTGAAGGTGGTGAACTGTAACACAGAGGACTCACGTCTGTCTCGATGTCTCAATACTTTTGATCTGGTGGCCCTGGGCGTGGGCAGCACACTAGGCGCCGGTGTCTATGTGCTGGCTGGGGCCGTTGCCAGGGAAAATTCGG GTCCTGCCATTGTGCTGTCTTTCCTGATAGCAGCTTTAGCCTCAGTGTTGGCTGGTTTGTGCTATTCTGAGTTTGGAGCCCGTGTTCCCAAGACTGGCTCAGCTTATCTGTACTCCTATGTGACTGTCGGGGAGCTGTGGGCTTTCATCACCGGATGGAACCTTATCCTCTCCTATATCATTG gCACCTCCAGCGTGGCCCGTGCGTGGAGCGCCACCTTTGACGAGCTGGTAGGGAAGCGCATAGAGGAGTTCTGCAGGGAGTACATGACCATGGATGCACCAGGCGTGCTGGCACAGTACCCCGACATGTTTGCTGTAGTGATCATAATCACCCTCACAG GTCTGCTGGTATTTGGAGTGAAGGAGTCAGCCATGGTCAACAAGGTTTTTACATGCATTAACATCCTAGTCCTGATGTTCATGGTGGTCTCTGGGCTGGTCAAGGGTACTTTGAAAAACTGGCAGCTGGACCCCGAAGAGATCCTGCATGCCAATCACACCAGTAACTTCAGCTTCAA TCTGACAGAAATCCAGCAAACCAAAGAGAGTTTGGGAGTGGGAGGCTTCATGCCATTTGGATTGACAGGCGTCCTGTCAGGAGCTGCTACCTGTTTTTATGCCTTTGTCGGATTTGACTGCATCGCCACCACAG GTGAAGAAGTGAAGAACCCCCAGAGAGCCATCCCCATCGGCATCGTGTCCTCGCTGCTCATCTGCTTTGTGGCGtacttctgtgtttctgctgccctCACCCTCATGATGCCATACTATCTGCTCGACAGCAAAAGTCCTCTGCCCGTAGCATTTAAATATGTTGGCTGGGGAGGAGCCAAGTATGCCGTAGCTGTGGGCTCTCTTTGTGCTTTGTCTACAAG TCTGTTGGGTTCCATGTTCCCCCTACCCCGAATCATCTTCGCCATGGCTCAGGATGGCCTGCTCTTCTCCTTCCTGGCCCGCATCAGTGAGAGAAAAGCCCCAGTAACAGCCACTGTGTCCGCCGGGGTTATGTCTG CTGTCATGGCATTGCTGTTTGACCTGAAGGACCTGGTGGATCTGATGTCAATCGGTACGCTGCTGGCATACACATTAGTGGCGGCCTGTGTCCTGGTGCTGAG GTATAGGCCGGAGGAGTCGCCTTCAGTGTATCGGATGGCCAGCATCCAGCAGCACGGGGAGCTGAGCGACGGCTTCAGCGTCCCCAGTATGGACATCCTGCCAGGGGTGGAGGAACGGTTTAGCCTCAGGTCCCTGCTATACCCAGACAACCCTGAGCCATCCACCCTCTCCGGTTCCACTGTCAACATCTGTGCCTCCGTCCTGG GAACCCTGATCCTGGTGTTCAGTATACTGGCAGTGCAGGGAGGCACTGCTGTTTGGAACATTGTAGCCCTCAGCATCATCTTCATGGTGTGTCTCTTCCTCGTCTTTATCATCTGGAGACAGCCTGAGAGCAAGGAAAGACTCTCTTTCAAG GTTCCAATGCTGCCCTTCATCCCAGTGATGAGCATGTTTGTCAATGTCTACCTGATGATGCAGTTGGACAGAGGCACCTGGATACGGTTTTCAGTCTGGATGGCTATAG GTTTATTGATCTACTTCATCTATGGCATTCACCATAGCACTGAGGCTGCCATGTCCCGCTCGtctccagagacagagatgatTGGCTACAAGCACAACCACCAGTCAGAGAGCATGATGGCAGAAAAGGAGGCCTTTCTCCACAGTGAAACTAATTCCCAGGAAGAGGATGATGGAGATTTGTTGGAAGCATTATAA